ACTGATTGTTGATTCTCAGTCTAATGGTCGTTCGCTCCAAAACTCATTAGTGTCATTTCATTGTATAAGTCACAATAGTCTGTTCAATCGTCAACATAATACCATGAATACAATATATGAATCCCTTGGAACATTTGATACATTTATTACAGCAGGTGACAGTCAGGTGACAGCAGCGTGTGGATGGCCAGGAGAGGGAGGGTGAGGAGAAAAACTGagacaaaatccacaaaaactgcGACAACATTACAAGACGCTTGAAGAAATCCCTCATGCAAAACTATGAGCAAGTGGACCAGGACAAAAGCTGTTTCAAACGCAAAGGACGGCCACACCAAACAATGATCTGATTGAGTTATTAGGAGTTCATTGataaactaaatatatttatgaCATTATTTCCGAAAGCATTCTCACTTTACAGCATTTTTACACAAGTGTCTAAAACTGTTCACAAACTGGagcagacagatagacagacagacagacagatagacagatagacagacagatagacagacagacaaatagacagacaaatagacagacagacagacaaatagacagacaaatagacagacagacagacaaatagacggatagatagatagatagatagatagatagatagatagatagatagatagatagatagatagatagatagatagatatagacgacagacagacagacagacgaatagacgacagacagacagatagatagatagatagatagatagatagatagatagatagatagatagatagatatagacgacagacagacagacagacgaatagacgacagacagacagatagatagatagatagatagatagatagatagatagatagatagatagatagatagatagatagatagataatattaatatattataatattaatattatttataatattaaattacaCTATATGCTTAAATtaactattatattatattaattattttaataatatattacattatattatagcatattcattatattgtattattaattattttatattattatatattatattgtattgtattatagcatattaattatattatattcaatatatatatatatatatatatatatatatatatatatatatatatatatatatatatatatatcaataatatatttatgacataaataaaatatatttatgaatatatattatattactccagccaaaaaaaatctaatgagTTAACTACACTGAAGCTGATGGTTTTTGGTAGCATAACtatatgcttaaaaaaataactattatattatattttatatatttatattatattatattatactttaCCCTGAATACAACCAATAGATGATGGTGAGATCAGATCTCCGTGTGGATCCAACAGCTGTTGTCAGACACAAATCTCACTGGAATGGATTATTACAACAATGGCAAAAAAAAggtttgaaaatgtaaactgatattacctactgacacactattgcaaaatatattaataactggcttaaaaacatttttggggggtgaaaatactaacgtgcctaagacttttgcacagtactgtacattttctttttatataaagcgctatataaatgcagtccatttaactTATACatccttattgtaaagtgttacccgtTCAGGTTTAGGTGTATTCCCAGTTTGTAATGCACACTTGCCTTTGTTTGTCTGTTCGTAGCTTATGCCTTGTTGGTCGCTCTGGAGCGGAGTGTCATAATCATTGGCAGGTCCGTCGACACGGGTCAGATCAAATGAGTAACTCTACAAATGAGAACGACAGAACTACTGACAAAGAATCCAGTAGATAATTTCAgactaggtgtgtgtgtttgagagagtgtGTATAAATAACAATGTTGTCTGTAGACTAACTCTGCTCTAAACCTTAATGAGCTGCCTACCTAGAGAGCAAttaggtaaataaataaattatatacaaattaaatgcaTAGTGTTAtattttatctatctatctatctatctatctatctatctatctatctatctatctatctatctatctatctatctatctatctatctatctatatatatatatatatatatatatatatatatatataaaactgtgattaatttctttttcagaattctttgatggatagacgtagcctagaaatctagacgcaccctagcggcagcaaatctaatctgcccgcgagtgtcgtctagcaactctcaatacccttctgagctgttaTCGGCAAACTCtcgtcgggccaatcacatcgtgtatagagtcggtgggcggggctttacataatgacggccgagttgcgtttgcgtgcttctagtaaacacagaaactggtgaacggcggtctttcgaatcagctttgaccgcgactctggaagacttggagttaagcttttctctgagaaaagaacaaagaacggcactgaagtcattcttaaaaagggaagatgtgttctgagtttagccgaccggatacggtgaatgtttaatctgtcagcgagctctgcttcaccttcgttgctctggttggtgtagcgctatcctatcgcgtgcagagggagtttgaaagacaaccgtttatcccgcccctcagattgagctgtcaatggtgagtttccagaccaaacatcttgatcgtcttgcgtctagatttctaggctagcagtatcccagtttgacacgcgatccgaatctttaccatttgattctttatttgaggaacacggaagagaagacaatgctgaataaagtcgtattttttattatttttggaccaaaatgtattgtcgacacctcaaaagagtctaactaacccactgatgtcacatatagactactttgatgatgttttcattctgGACGTAGACAGTATAGTGCGCATACACttactaaatctaaaatatcttaaactgtgtgtgaagatgaacggaggtcttacgggtgtggaacgacattagggtgaggagttaatgaaagaaatatcatttttgggtaaactaaacCTTTAAACATCTGACTTATTCAGAACATTTGATCGTCAGtgtataaaatgttatttagtaCTAAAAAGCCCCCAAAAAACTGAATCAGGGTCCAAAATTAACACAACAAATACAATAtagattcaataaaaaaattaaataaagtaaaaactcAAAACTACAAAAATGGCAGCGTGATCCTCTTTGATGTAAGTGattcaaataaattataatattaccaataataatttaaaaaggtCAATAAATTAACTAAATTCCCTTATAAATGGCaaaacttttctttttaaatgtttcttttgAGATTTAATATACATTAGAAGTTGAAGCTCACGAGGGTTTGTAACAAATCCAAAATGTACACACTATAAAAATAACTACAGAAAATCTTACCCTTCCTTTCTTTCTCAGAAAATACAAAATGCCAAGCAGAAGAACAAtcaggatgatgatgatgaccaACATGATGATGCCTGTCAAAAACATGACGATCTGTTGCTGTGGTTTTTGGTTTATAATGggacattgtttaaatgtaaaaactgaTTAAATGAGTCACAGTAAAGATCGAGACAGGAAGAGAGGATGTGTTAGGCAGAATAAAGCTCACCTCCGGTGTACGATCCTGAGTCTGAAACAGAAGAAAGCTCACGTTACAGCAAACCAACAAACACCTTATCAGAcaatctttaaataataaaagctTTGGTGTGTTGTGGCTATGCATTGAagtgtgttttaataaaacaaagagagagagagagagagagagagagagagagagagagagagagagagagagagagagagagagagagagagagagagagagagagagagagagagagagagagagagagagagagagagagagagagagagagattttgctGTTGTGGTATAAGAGTATGTTCAGAAAGCAAACCTGCAGAAATGTAcgcccccacacacacacgcgcacacacacacacacacacacacttcaaacCGCTCATATCTGACACATTACACTTTCAGAGCTGCCATTTTCTCAGTGTTAGCGACGCCCTGTACGGTTTAGTATACATTCACACAATTACACATTTGTTCATAAGGTGTAAAATTCACAAAAAGAAGTACTTAATAATTGATTTTGACAGAGTTTAACACAAAGTTTGAAACATAGAATAGGACTCATTGCTACCGATAGTCTCTTCTGTGCACCAAgactttatttgataaaaaatacagtcaaaattgtgaaatattatcatttaaaataactgatgattatgtgaatatatagtaaagtgtgatttattcctgtgatcaaagctgagtttatcatcattactccagtcttcagtcacatgatccttcactaatcattctcagatgaggatctcaTTCACATTTATGAGTTGAAAACAGATGTGCTGATTCAGATTTAGGTGGAAAGCAAAAGATATGCGTCAGAAggataaaaaagaaaacaacaacaaccaaggatgcattaaattgatcaaacgtGACATTTCAAATTATTTCGGGTCttctctaaaaaatgctggattgttttaacccagtgttgggtcaaatatggactaacccagcgattgggttgttttaactctgcggttgggttaaatatttgcttaagacaacccaatcgctgcgttaaaacaacccaattgctgggttagtccatatttgacccaacattgggttgttttttacccagaattttttaaaagtgaactTTCTAATTATCGAAAAAtcttggaggaaaaaaaaatcaagattttcacaaaaacatgaagcatcaaaactgttttaaacattgataataagcaccattattaataattgagtagtaataataatttatcaaaattgagcatcaaatccttaGTGAAGGATCtcgtgactctgaagactggagtaatgatgataaattcagctttgattacaggaataaattacactttactatatattcacacagaaacAGGTATTTTAAAATCgaataatatttcaaatttttactgtacttttttatttaaataaatggagGCTTGGGGAGCAGAACAgacttattttaatatatatatatatacacaagatGAATTATATTCCAAATGTTTGCCTGTAAATGTGTAAATTTATCagactgaagtcattctgaagcTCTAATGCACCTTTTTACAATATTTCTGAAAGTTATTTGTATGTTGTGCATGTAAACAAAAATCTCCCTATCTTGAGCGGGTTTAGCGCTCAGACTCTGAGTAAAGCTGCACAACAGAACGTCATACTGATTAACAGGCATTTAGTCTAATAAATACTACAGTAAAAAGACTACAGCTTCCACTGCCCATAATAACCACCTAAAAATGGCTAGATTTCAAAACCCTTCAAACTTTTAATATTATGACGTTTCTCCCACCGTTTTTCCCCTCAGAAGTATTCTGATTGGCGTTGGTGGTCATGGGATGGGCGGTCGAAGGGGTCCCTTTGGTGGACTTTGTGCCAGATACAGGCACTAAAATTTCTTCTTCGAAGGTGTCTTCATAGCTCGCATTTGTAGAAGGTTCAGacgaataataataatttgaattaGGCTTTGTGAAATTTTTAAATGGTGCTGATTGAGCTGTTGTCACAGTAGTGTTCGAGTCGGATGTGTTTGATATTTCAATAGTGGTCCTCTCTGCAGAAGATGGCGATGGCGTCGAGAACATCCCATAATTACACACGAGAAGAGCAGCTGAAAATATAATCAAAGAGGACAAAACATAATAAACACATTTCCTTAATTTGATTTAGGCAGGAAATAAAAGAagatatatactgtaaaaaaaaaagtcacagcctgaaatttttaagtacaatcgacttgtatgtttaagttatttcaacttagattatgttaaacttactttaaaaaatgagttgcatcttataaaacatttcttaacttattttgatgagttaaaacaatgtaaaatcaCATGTTGTAATaacttatttaatttttttacagtgtataagaCAACATGTGATTTTACATTGTTGTAACtgatcaaaataagttaagaaatgttttttataagttatacaagatgcaactcattttttaaattcagtttaacataatctaccggtaagttgaaataacttacactctaaaaaatgctgggttgttttaacccaatgttgggtcaaatttattttaattctgcggctgggttaaatatttgcttaagataacccaatcgctgggttaaaacaacccaactgctgggtcaGTCCATATTTGACACAACATtgagttgttttttactcagaattttttagagtgtaaacatactgtgacttaaaaaaaaatgtatagtgtatatagacacacactcttttaaaataaagttctttattggcatcaaTGGTTCCATTAAGAACCTTTAATTTAAATGACATCTTTTACATTccaaaaaaggttctatataaaGATTCTTCAGATTTTTAGAATGTTCCTCACGcaaatttttttccagaactgAACACTGAAAGGTTTGAGGAACCAAAAATGTTTAgctttttttgtggaaaaaccTATATTTTTGGAACAGTTGTAAGTTCTAAAAGTAGGTttcaaacacatacacacgcgCGCGCTAGCGAgcgaacacacgcacacacacacattaaaggtTTATTCAATTCAGCATCTAATATGTTTATGACATCGCAACAACCATACTAGGAGTAATAAAAACGGACACAAACGAGACGATGTTATATTTCATTCATCAACTTCATTTTAAGATCTCATGGCTTCAGATGCAAATATGAGCACATTATTGAGAGATGTCTGGAAGTTGTTCCTCAAGAGACATGCTTGAGAAGCAAAATGTTCATTAAATCTCTTTGCTTCTGAGGAAAATATTTGAGATATTTAGGAAATCTCGTTGACTATGGGAAAACAGTCACAAATGGATACAGGAAGATATTTTCTGAACTTATTTTCAGAAGTTCAAAGCCAAtgattaaaacaaaaccaataTTATTCTCAGTTTTAAGTCGAGTTCAAGCCAGATCTTCCTTAAACAATATCTGATGTAAAGCTATACTCaccaaaaatgtgtaaaaatacCCAGTAAGAGCACATCTTTCCGTCTGGTCTTCAAACGTGATAGTAACAGTCCAGCTCCACCTAAAGTGAGTTTCTGTTCTGACACTTTGAAACATGCAAACCACAAGAGGGCCTAAACAGGATGCCtgcagctcacacacacacacacacacacacacatgcaaacgtGTCGTGCACTTTTACTTACCATTCAGAGGAAGTGCAAGTGTAACTACGAGCACTAATGCAAGATGTGACATCATATCATACATTATCATTAAAGATAATAAAACCGATCTATATTCCTTACCTGATGGATTGCctctaaatatgtttttatgtgGTTACAGCAAAAATAAGCTATAGgtgtttaatattttgtttaatgtttgGGTGCCAGTATGGTTGCATGTCACTATCAGACTTAAATCACATGAGCAGAATTAAATAACAAGACACATGTAAAGTTTAATGGATTGTTTTGTTGTTTGCAAAATCAATCGATGCATGCTGCGATCCAGTTTGTGTACACTGCTCTTATTTTTTGCTGAATAGCAACCCCTGGTGGACACTTGCAAACTTCTCCAAGAAGTCCGACAAAAGGGGGCACTATAAGGGGGTCGAGTCatcttacagtttttctcagtcgctttggtacatttttcagatcagaattgaaattctcaaagctacctgttcaattctcacatcattgtgtcacttgtgcatattaaaaaagcagtttctcatttctttgaacaagttgcaaatgctttggtacatccatgcCAATGATTATGTCCAATTCTCTgctgtttcctacattatcagttgcttatgtcatgttgatcagaatgtattatattgggtctctgttCAATAGTCTCACCCTCATATCACCCTCGTCCAGGCAAAGTAACTATTTTTGGAGCCAAAAATAGAActaattgtaaaatatttttttttcagcttaGATAATTTCTATGAGGTGTCCAGAACAACATACTAAAAGTCCTAAGAAATCCTAGTTGAGGAAATATGTTAAATTCTCATCAATCCGAGATGTGTGCCAGTAAGGCCAAACAACAATGGACCCCCAATGGggctatttttttcctttactcctatcaaaatgaaactttacacAATGAAAATACACATgaaaagtacttttttttgttttacaagtTTCTATGAAAATGAATTTAACTATGCAAATCAGCTATTCACTAATTGAATATGTCCAACATACACCCAAATTCCTTTACTTCTACCACAATAAAACTTTACACAATGAAAGTCTACatgaaaagtaaaacattttgtattagaagtttctttgaaaatgaatttgAATTTGCAAATTAGCAATATACTAATCGAATATGCTCAAAATACTCCCTAATGGGCTTATTTTATCCTTTACTCCTATCACAATCACACCTCACACAGTGAAAGTATACATGCATGAAAAGTAAAAATTTTGTTTTCCAAGTTTCTTGGGAAAAtcaattttaaatatgaatccaATGAGCTCAACGCTATGCCTAACTGACTTATGGCCAAGAAGCCATAACGGTACAAGTAGAAAAAACAGGGCCCAAATATCTAAAACATTCATGTCCATATAGTAAGTTAACCTAAGGTTATGTCGTAAAACGCTACTTTGCCTGGACtacaagttatcataatatgtcaaAAATATTTCTATACTTACTATATTTCCATTCTAAATCTGTCCTGAATTGGTAAATTGCTTCCAGGTGAATTTTGACTTTTTCTAACGAAGGTGCTTCTCATGAAACATCAACTAGCAgatttggcatacagctcatgaaaacccaaaattcctatatgaaatatatgaaagtttaatttttatcattacattatggaaaataatacactttatcacaatatgctaattttctttttttagaaggacctgtatatatatttctacAGCACCACGTGTACAGTTTTTCCTATGTTCACATTTCTTCTTtaggtttttgtgtgtgtgtgtgtgttattcagtgctgtcttctcatttctgtatctcaatgacatgttctgtcaataaaatacagtacaaacagtatGAGTGTAAATTTGAATCTTTTTCATTCTCTTGcaaatacactcacacacacactaagatgtaacttacaattgacaataattgtcatcaaaactttagccgtagtttccatcagaacatcctccagagtaaactgttataatgacaacatgactaaacaatttgAGTCTTATCCGTACACTATGACACCAGGACTTGTtattctgatggcactgacatgttcattgacacagatatttacttttgagagaaGGATTTTGAGGAAGAGAGAggcttttgcaggttatccatggggtttgctatttgtacaaactgttttgagaaatgcacttactgttttgcaaattgtgagtttgattcgaGCGACTGTGAAAAACTGTAATGTAGAGAATGAATATCAAACCTTTTACAGTCatattgtaaatacaattgttaggttatttcaacttaattgATGCTAAACTGACTTTGAAAAATGAGAA
This region of Pseudorasbora parva isolate DD20220531a chromosome 6, ASM2467924v1, whole genome shotgun sequence genomic DNA includes:
- the LOC137078319 gene encoding uncharacterized protein; the protein is MCSYWVFLHIFAALLVCNYGMFSTPSPSSAERTTIEISNTSDSNTTVTTAQSAPFKNFTKPNSNYYYSSEPSTNASYEDTFEEEILVPVSGTKSTKGTPSTAHPMTTNANQNTSEGKNDSGSYTGGIIMLVIIIILIVLLLGILYFLRKKGRSYSFDLTRVDGPANDYDTPLQSDQQGISYEQTNKDLSVCLDYAEEEKSEQKTSPIANGCAGEKTEQAADNKNDDQNLPEENSFSSNSSLTPPMKKVEFNLDLDLIGGSDYPVLNDLTTDDAPQNENNNNVSNAGRGSAEEIFTEISLDEPQQHA